The following are encoded in a window of Pyxidicoccus trucidator genomic DNA:
- the purD gene encoding phosphoribosylamine--glycine ligase has translation MDVKVLLLGSGGREHALAWKLSQSPRLTRLLCGPGNPGTARLATNVPVRPDVPDEVVALAKREAVDLVVVGPEAPLVAGVADALARAGIPCFGPVAGAALIEGSKAFAKEIMAEAGVPTAAFRTFTDVTQAEAYAVAQGRIVVKADGLAAGKGVIVAHDVEAARAAVRAVGAMGEAGQTMVLEELLEGEEVSAMALCDGERYVMLPLSQDHKRVGDGDTGPNTGGMGAYSPAPFLSESQLAEVGERVVAPTLTVLRRRGIPFRGVLYAGLMLTRSGPKVLEFNARFGDPETQVLMMQLGEDLLPLVDACARGRLEPRPLVSNSGASVGVVLAAQGYPDAPRKGQRIDGLDAVPPDATVFLAGVEAKDGALVTSGGRVLTVCARGEDLARARERAYAAAEAVRFEGMHFRRDIGARGMKAAL, from the coding sequence GTGGATGTGAAGGTCCTGCTGCTCGGTTCCGGAGGCCGTGAGCACGCGCTCGCGTGGAAGCTGTCCCAGAGCCCCCGGCTCACCCGCCTGCTGTGTGGCCCCGGCAACCCGGGCACCGCGCGGCTGGCCACCAACGTCCCCGTGCGGCCCGACGTGCCGGACGAGGTGGTGGCGTTGGCGAAGCGCGAGGCGGTGGACCTGGTTGTGGTGGGGCCCGAGGCGCCGCTTGTGGCGGGGGTGGCGGACGCGCTGGCCAGGGCGGGCATCCCCTGCTTCGGCCCGGTGGCGGGCGCGGCCCTCATCGAGGGCTCCAAGGCCTTCGCCAAGGAAATCATGGCCGAGGCGGGCGTGCCCACCGCGGCCTTCCGCACCTTCACGGACGTGACGCAGGCGGAGGCGTACGCGGTGGCGCAGGGCCGCATCGTCGTCAAGGCGGACGGACTGGCCGCGGGCAAGGGTGTCATCGTCGCGCACGACGTGGAGGCCGCTCGCGCGGCGGTGCGCGCGGTGGGCGCCATGGGCGAGGCGGGCCAGACGATGGTCCTGGAGGAGCTGCTGGAGGGCGAGGAGGTCTCCGCCATGGCCCTCTGCGACGGCGAGCGCTATGTGATGCTGCCGCTGTCGCAGGACCACAAGCGCGTGGGCGATGGGGACACGGGGCCCAACACCGGCGGCATGGGCGCGTACAGCCCGGCGCCGTTCCTGTCCGAGTCGCAGCTGGCCGAGGTGGGAGAGCGCGTCGTCGCGCCCACGCTGACGGTGCTGCGCCGTCGCGGAATTCCGTTCCGGGGCGTGCTGTATGCGGGGCTGATGCTCACGCGAAGCGGGCCGAAGGTGCTGGAGTTCAACGCGCGCTTCGGCGACCCGGAGACGCAGGTGCTGATGATGCAGCTGGGCGAGGACCTGCTGCCCCTGGTGGACGCCTGCGCGCGGGGCCGGCTGGAGCCCCGGCCGCTGGTGTCCAACTCCGGCGCCTCGGTGGGCGTGGTGCTGGCGGCGCAGGGCTACCCGGACGCGCCTCGCAAGGGGCAGCGCATCGACGGGCTGGACGCGGTGCCGCCGGACGCGACGGTGTTCCTGGCCGGCGTGGAGGCGAAGGACGGCGCGCTGGTGACGAGCGGCGGCCGGGTGCTGACGGTGTGCGCGCGCGGCGAGGACCTGGCGCGGGCGCGTGAGCGGGCCTACGCGGCGGCGGAGGCGGTGCGCTTCGAGGGCATGCACTTCCGCCGGGACATCGGCGCGCGAGGGATGAAGGCGGCGTTGTGA
- a CDS encoding glycosyltransferase family 4 protein — translation MAHVLLDLRMVRGRLHGIARYALELARRMPALAPDLRFTALVAPEGLPAGLGALTPSMPQHRSLAGFLSPFEQPALAADLARVKPDAFHATSFSLPLFWSGRLVATLHDANHLALADQYSPAQALYYRVVVGPRAKRASALITVSDFSRDELAKYLQLSPYRLQVIHNGVDPRFQPATPSEAKAFRERHALPARYVAAVGNAKRFKNLELLKHFAAELPVPVVLLAGKGAVAHELGLHENVLDLEELSEEDMPLFYGAAAALLLPSKYEGFGLPALEAMAAGCPVLVADATALPEVVGAAALRLPPDDAAMWRETTLRVLRDEVLRSELMELGRERAARFTWDDCARRTLAVYRRVLESPSAPAPRDR, via the coding sequence GTGGCCCACGTCCTCCTTGACCTGCGCATGGTGCGCGGCCGGCTGCATGGCATCGCCCGGTACGCGCTGGAACTGGCCCGGCGGATGCCGGCGCTCGCGCCCGATTTGCGCTTCACCGCGCTGGTGGCACCCGAGGGGTTGCCGGCCGGGCTCGGCGCGCTCACGCCGTCCATGCCGCAGCACCGCTCGCTGGCGGGGTTCCTCTCCCCCTTCGAGCAGCCCGCGCTGGCGGCGGACCTGGCGCGGGTGAAGCCGGACGCGTTCCACGCCACCTCCTTCTCCCTGCCCCTGTTCTGGAGCGGCCGGCTGGTGGCCACGCTGCATGACGCGAACCACCTGGCGCTCGCGGACCAGTACTCGCCGGCGCAGGCGCTCTACTACCGGGTGGTGGTGGGGCCCCGGGCGAAGCGGGCGTCGGCGCTGATAACCGTGTCCGACTTCTCACGCGACGAGCTGGCGAAGTACCTCCAGCTGTCGCCCTACCGCCTGCAGGTGATTCACAACGGCGTGGACCCGCGCTTCCAACCGGCGACACCAAGCGAGGCGAAGGCCTTCCGCGAGCGGCACGCCTTGCCCGCGAGGTACGTGGCCGCGGTGGGCAACGCGAAGCGGTTCAAGAACCTGGAGCTGCTGAAGCACTTCGCCGCGGAGCTGCCGGTGCCGGTGGTGCTGCTGGCCGGCAAGGGCGCGGTGGCGCACGAGCTGGGGCTGCACGAGAACGTGCTGGATTTGGAGGAGCTGTCCGAGGAGGACATGCCGCTGTTCTACGGCGCGGCGGCGGCGCTGCTGCTGCCGTCGAAGTACGAGGGCTTCGGGCTGCCGGCGCTGGAGGCCATGGCGGCGGGCTGCCCGGTGCTGGTGGCGGACGCGACGGCGCTGCCGGAAGTCGTGGGCGCCGCGGCGCTGAGGCTGCCTCCGGATGACGCGGCGATGTGGCGGGAGACGACGCTGCGCGTGCTGCGGGATGAGGTGCTGCGCAGCGAGCTGATGGAGCTGGGCCGCGAGCGGGCCGCGCGCTTCACCTGGGACGACTGCGCGCGGCGCACGCTCGCGGTGTACCGGCGGGTGCTGGAGTCGCCTTCAGCTCCAGCTCCCCGGGACAGGTGA
- a CDS encoding LptF/LptG family permease, with product MKGTLFGYVLRTYLRFALGILTGLVVIFVVVDFVDRAKSYTGPGWVEAAARLYGYKALMSVQQLGPAALLLAAGTAVSALRKQGEVTAIRALTFGPSALYVPILVCSLTACVGLVAFDELVATHAGRRVDEITTQRFNRGGDWRFYYTPKQWFRRGDRIFFLRSGSAQDGFRDVSIFTVSKEFELRQRLDAAEMRSVEGTRWQLSDVVERSFSGEGRTSVRQLESAEYDLGVAANVFRIRPGRPEQMRVAELREQIAARKDVGLATRQFELALHNRFSYPMAALPAALLGVGLALRTNRRGHLTAAIIEGLLTAVAMWGLMVVCRTLVLTERLSPFVAAWMPTFLLVLAAGAVWLRREGLLQLPRGRLTVR from the coding sequence GTGAAGGGCACCCTCTTCGGCTACGTGTTGCGCACGTACCTGCGCTTCGCGCTCGGCATCCTCACGGGGCTGGTGGTCATCTTCGTGGTGGTGGACTTCGTGGACCGCGCGAAGTCGTACACGGGGCCCGGCTGGGTGGAGGCCGCGGCGAGGCTGTACGGCTACAAGGCGCTGATGTCGGTGCAGCAGCTGGGGCCGGCGGCGCTGTTGCTGGCGGCGGGCACGGCGGTGTCCGCGCTGCGCAAGCAGGGCGAGGTGACGGCCATCCGCGCGCTGACGTTCGGCCCGTCCGCGCTGTACGTGCCCATCCTCGTCTGCTCGCTGACGGCGTGCGTGGGGCTGGTGGCCTTCGACGAGCTGGTGGCGACGCATGCCGGGCGGCGGGTGGATGAAATCACCACCCAGCGCTTCAACCGCGGAGGCGACTGGCGCTTCTACTACACGCCGAAGCAGTGGTTCCGGCGGGGGGACCGCATCTTCTTCCTCCGCTCGGGCAGCGCGCAGGACGGCTTCCGGGACGTGTCCATCTTCACGGTGTCGAAGGAGTTCGAGCTGCGGCAGCGGCTGGACGCGGCGGAGATGCGCTCGGTGGAGGGCACGCGCTGGCAGCTGTCGGACGTGGTGGAGCGCAGCTTCTCCGGCGAGGGGCGCACGTCGGTGCGCCAGCTCGAGTCCGCCGAGTATGACCTCGGCGTGGCGGCCAACGTCTTCCGCATCCGCCCGGGGCGGCCGGAGCAGATGCGCGTGGCGGAGCTGCGCGAGCAGATTGCCGCGCGCAAGGACGTGGGCCTGGCGACGCGCCAGTTCGAGCTGGCGCTGCACAACCGGTTCTCCTACCCCATGGCGGCGCTGCCCGCGGCGCTGCTGGGCGTGGGGCTGGCGCTGCGCACCAATCGCCGGGGCCACCTGACGGCGGCCATCATCGAGGGCCTGCTCACGGCGGTGGCCATGTGGGGGCTGATGGTGGTGTGCCGCACGCTGGTGCTCACGGAGCGGCTGTCGCCCTTCGTGGCCGCGTGGATGCCCACCTTCCTGCTGGTGCTGGCGGCTGGGGCAGTGTGGCTGCGGCGGGAGGGATTGCTGCAGCTGCCTCGCGGTCGGCTGACGGTGAGGTAG
- a CDS encoding LptF/LptG family permease produces the protein MNRVSRYLLRELLVPLGVWVAFMFLLLFVMQFLRGTDVLLGSSVTVVDLGRLIAYLAPHFLMMALPIAFLLAILLGLGRLGEDRELTALQALGVGPMRLLAAPMGVAVALSALMMLITSTAQPWGLTGVKELVSEVIRKNVVGDVKSGVFYEDLSDLTLYAERVSPDGRWTNVLLHDDREASAPLLVLAHRGQVGVSGRGEVLRFALEDGEVHRSGRASEDYSVIHFDKSEISVGVGVSMGKRSRFTSAKEELTPIELMQAAREAEERGGDSRSFMMALHSRLGSALAPIAFALLGTPLAIGRRQSGRAWGYLLTLGGYVLYYLLSRAFEQMGQKGRLPVEVAGQLANVIFMLVGAVALYRVNRSGTVR, from the coding sequence GTGAATCGCGTCTCCCGCTACCTGCTCAGGGAGCTGCTGGTGCCGCTCGGCGTGTGGGTGGCGTTCATGTTCCTGCTCCTGTTCGTCATGCAGTTCCTGCGGGGCACGGACGTGTTGCTGGGCTCCTCGGTGACGGTGGTGGACCTGGGGCGGCTGATTGCCTACCTGGCGCCGCACTTCCTGATGATGGCGCTGCCCATCGCCTTCCTGCTGGCCATCCTCCTGGGGCTGGGGCGGCTGGGCGAGGACCGGGAGCTGACCGCGCTCCAGGCGCTGGGCGTGGGGCCGATGCGCCTGCTGGCCGCGCCGATGGGCGTGGCGGTGGCGCTCAGCGCGCTGATGATGCTGATTACCTCCACCGCGCAGCCCTGGGGCCTCACCGGGGTGAAGGAGCTGGTGAGCGAGGTCATCCGGAAGAACGTGGTGGGCGACGTGAAGTCCGGCGTCTTCTACGAGGACCTCAGTGACTTGACGCTGTACGCGGAGCGCGTGTCCCCGGATGGGCGCTGGACGAACGTGCTGCTGCACGACGACCGCGAGGCGAGCGCGCCGCTGCTGGTGCTGGCGCACCGCGGGCAGGTGGGCGTCAGCGGGCGTGGCGAGGTGCTGCGCTTCGCCCTGGAGGACGGCGAGGTCCACCGCTCCGGGCGCGCGAGCGAGGACTACAGCGTCATCCACTTCGACAAGTCGGAGATCAGCGTCGGCGTGGGCGTGTCCATGGGCAAGCGCAGCCGCTTCACCTCCGCGAAGGAAGAGCTGACGCCCATCGAGCTCATGCAGGCGGCGCGGGAGGCGGAGGAGCGGGGCGGGGACTCGCGCTCGTTCATGATGGCGCTGCACAGCCGGCTGGGGAGTGCGCTGGCGCCCATCGCCTTCGCGCTGCTGGGCACTCCGCTGGCCATCGGCCGCCGGCAGTCGGGGCGGGCGTGGGGCTATCTGCTGACGCTGGGCGGGTATGTTCTCTACTACCTGCTGAGCCGCGCCTTCGAGCAGATGGGACAGAAGGGGCGGCTGCCGGTGGAGGTGGCCGGACAGCTGGCCAACGTCATCTTCATGCTGGTGGGCGCGGTGGCGCTGTACCGGGTGAACCGCTCGGGGACGGTCCGGTGA
- a CDS encoding O-antigen ligase family protein, whose translation MPSVSPPTVDLRLRRVVAGVFVFWAVGLVLAEVVLQVAAGAAVLVAGLMAVRGRLRLAPDVRAYVLASLALCAWQLVSPAVALLTGAAFRWPRGSRYGQVLDTVAGAAAASIGTVGVPWLLLAAVVAGGWLLAAVLGLFQNRVKWPWEPPAFFKLSTGRLHENFGTEESPRFAAGGFFFHRLRYAHGAIAALGPALAVLGGSDLARRRALAGVVVLGMLVSIYNAFARAALGAALIVSVVALLLLVRGRARQVGIALLTVVVLAVAMSPAWRARLGKALGNIYGGERQLAMSVGWELVRENPLTGVGFGNHRPAAMATADRTGINDFLATDSHNLWLTAWAETGLVGLLLLACMHALLARALIRRHRAGSLAATGALLSWVGFHVLALVHYLPFHTSVHLSFALVWGLGLCEGSGVVREDVRGAAPEAPFAGSIVGNLK comes from the coding sequence ATGCCCTCCGTGTCCCCACCGACGGTGGACTTGCGCCTCCGCCGCGTGGTGGCCGGAGTGTTCGTGTTCTGGGCGGTGGGCCTCGTGCTGGCCGAAGTCGTGCTCCAGGTGGCGGCGGGCGCGGCGGTGCTGGTGGCGGGCCTGATGGCCGTGCGCGGGCGCCTGCGGCTGGCCCCGGACGTGCGCGCGTACGTGCTGGCCAGCCTGGCTCTGTGCGCGTGGCAGCTCGTGTCGCCCGCGGTGGCGCTGCTGACGGGGGCGGCGTTCCGATGGCCCCGGGGCTCCCGCTATGGCCAGGTGCTGGACACGGTGGCGGGCGCGGCGGCGGCGAGCATCGGCACGGTGGGCGTGCCGTGGCTGCTGCTGGCGGCTGTGGTGGCGGGAGGCTGGCTGCTGGCGGCGGTGCTGGGGCTGTTCCAGAACCGCGTGAAGTGGCCGTGGGAGCCGCCCGCCTTCTTCAAGCTGAGCACGGGGCGCCTGCACGAGAACTTTGGCACGGAGGAGTCCCCGCGCTTCGCGGCGGGCGGCTTCTTCTTCCACCGGCTGCGCTACGCGCACGGGGCGATTGCCGCGCTGGGGCCGGCGCTGGCGGTGCTGGGCGGCTCGGATCTGGCGCGGCGGCGGGCGCTGGCCGGCGTGGTGGTGCTGGGGATGCTGGTGTCCATCTACAACGCCTTCGCGCGGGCGGCGCTGGGCGCGGCGCTGATTGTCAGCGTGGTGGCGCTGCTGCTTCTGGTGCGGGGCAGGGCCCGGCAGGTGGGGATTGCGCTGCTGACGGTGGTGGTGCTGGCGGTGGCGATGTCTCCGGCGTGGCGCGCGCGGCTGGGCAAGGCGCTGGGGAACATCTACGGCGGCGAGCGGCAGCTGGCGATGTCGGTGGGCTGGGAGCTGGTCCGTGAGAACCCGTTGACGGGCGTGGGCTTCGGCAACCACCGGCCCGCGGCCATGGCCACTGCGGACCGGACGGGCATCAACGACTTCCTCGCCACGGACTCGCACAACCTGTGGCTGACGGCGTGGGCGGAGACGGGGCTGGTGGGACTGTTGCTGCTGGCGTGCATGCACGCGCTGCTGGCTCGGGCGCTCATCCGGCGCCACCGCGCGGGCTCGCTGGCGGCCACGGGCGCGCTGCTGTCCTGGGTGGGCTTCCACGTGCTGGCGCTGGTCCACTACCTGCCGTTCCACACCAGTGTGCACCTGTCCTTCGCGCTCGTGTGGGGACTGGGGCTGTGCGAGGGCAGTGGGGTGGTGCGCGAGGATGTGCGGGGCGCGGCGCCAGAGGCGCCCTTCGCGGGCTCCATCGTTGGGAACCTGAAATAG
- a CDS encoding glycosyltransferase, whose amino-acid sequence MKVALVHDWLVTHRGGERVLDALCEVLPDADIYTLVHKPGSQSPAIESRRIFTSFLQHIPGIHARYRHFLPLMPRAIEALRLQGDYDLVLSSSHCVAKGLRTPPGTPHLSYVHAPMRYMWDLFDDYFGPGRARLPVRAAAHAVRPWLQRWDRTTASGVDRIVANSHHIAGKIQRFWGREATVVHPPVALERFARQPLEGGGQGGYFLWLGAFAPYKRLDVALEAFRELGAPLWVVGTGQEASRLMSGPVPPNLRFLGNVPDDALPGLYRDARALIFTPEEDFGITPLEAQATGRPVIAYGRGGVLETVTSRTGLFFYEQTPASLAAAVRQFEAWEPGFRPEDARSQAERFSRAAFQRAMLAEVEELLRLGKSSPVRATGV is encoded by the coding sequence GTGAAGGTCGCCCTGGTCCACGATTGGCTCGTCACCCACCGCGGGGGAGAGCGTGTCCTCGACGCGCTCTGCGAAGTGCTCCCGGACGCGGACATCTACACCCTTGTCCACAAGCCCGGCAGCCAGTCCCCGGCGATTGAGTCCCGCCGCATCTTCACCTCCTTCCTCCAGCACATCCCCGGCATCCACGCGCGCTACCGGCACTTCCTCCCGCTGATGCCGCGCGCAATCGAGGCCCTGCGCCTCCAGGGCGACTACGACCTGGTCCTCTCCTCCAGCCACTGCGTCGCCAAGGGACTGCGCACCCCGCCGGGCACCCCGCACCTCAGCTACGTGCACGCGCCCATGCGGTACATGTGGGACCTCTTCGACGACTACTTCGGCCCGGGCCGTGCGCGCCTGCCGGTGCGCGCCGCCGCCCACGCGGTGCGGCCGTGGCTCCAGCGGTGGGACCGCACAACGGCCTCGGGCGTGGACCGCATCGTCGCCAACAGCCACCACATCGCCGGGAAGATTCAGCGCTTCTGGGGGCGCGAGGCCACCGTCGTCCACCCCCCCGTGGCCCTGGAGCGCTTCGCCCGCCAGCCGCTGGAGGGCGGAGGGCAGGGCGGCTACTTCCTGTGGCTCGGCGCCTTCGCTCCCTACAAGCGGCTGGATGTGGCGCTGGAGGCGTTCCGCGAACTGGGCGCCCCGCTGTGGGTGGTGGGCACGGGCCAGGAGGCCTCGCGCCTCATGTCCGGGCCGGTGCCACCGAACCTGCGCTTCCTCGGCAACGTGCCGGATGACGCGCTGCCGGGCCTGTACCGCGACGCCCGCGCGCTCATCTTCACCCCCGAGGAGGACTTCGGCATCACCCCGCTGGAGGCCCAGGCCACCGGCCGCCCCGTCATCGCCTACGGCAGGGGCGGCGTGCTGGAGACGGTGACATCGCGCACCGGCCTCTTCTTCTACGAGCAGACGCCGGCCTCGCTCGCCGCCGCCGTGCGCCAGTTCGAGGCGTGGGAGCCCGGCTTCCGGCCGGAGGACGCCCGCTCGCAGGCCGAGCGCTTCAGCCGCGCCGCCTTCCAGCGGGCCATGCTGGCCGAGGTGGAGGAACTCCTCAGGCTGGGGAAGTCCTCCCCAGTCCGCGCCACGGGGGTGTGA
- a CDS encoding GNAT family N-acetyltransferase, whose product MSAHEWTRGDFVISTDRARVDVEAVHRFLQSSYWAAGIPLEVVRRSVEHSLPFGLYRLSTGEQMGFARVTTDFATFAYLADVFIADALRGQGLGKWLVETLVAHPELQGLRRWLLATSDAHTLYAQHGFTPLSAPERFMEKWDPEVYRRGSR is encoded by the coding sequence GTGAGCGCGCACGAGTGGACGCGGGGCGACTTCGTCATCAGCACGGACCGGGCCCGGGTGGACGTGGAGGCGGTGCATCGCTTCCTCCAGTCCTCGTACTGGGCGGCGGGCATTCCCCTGGAGGTGGTGCGCCGCTCGGTGGAGCACTCGCTGCCCTTCGGCCTGTATCGGCTGAGCACGGGGGAGCAGATGGGCTTCGCGCGTGTCACGACGGACTTCGCCACCTTCGCGTACCTGGCGGACGTGTTCATCGCGGACGCGCTGCGAGGTCAGGGCCTGGGGAAGTGGCTGGTGGAGACCCTGGTCGCCCACCCGGAACTCCAGGGGCTGCGACGGTGGCTGCTGGCCACGAGTGACGCGCACACGCTCTATGCCCAGCACGGCTTCACGCCGCTGAGCGCGCCCGAGCGCTTCATGGAGAAGTGGGACCCCGAGGTCTACCGGCGCGGCTCGCGCTGA
- a CDS encoding undecaprenyl-phosphate glucose phosphotransferase: MFSRLQRFYTSIKVFADMVMLAVAFGLAYATRFSGIVPVTEGIPPLDETLVSLLMALVIFPVTFKQSRLYATNRSRTNTGEVFEVFKSTITATLILVAAMYFARERYSRLTLVIFVGYAFTLVTCNRLVFRWVLSEIRRRGHNLKSILVIGAGELGQRVIETVEGHRELGFRVTGVLTLRPEKVGQYVGGVRVIGHVDSVSQVLDAQPVDQVILALPLEDQAHVKRLMEQLALRTVDVRVVPDLYQYITLYGGLEEFGGLPIIRLQGDPMEGWSRVAKRAFDITFSLLAILATSPLMLATMLAVRLTSRGPVLYRQERMGMDGRTFPILKFRTMRVDAECSGAMMASKEDPRRTPIGTFLRKYSLDELPQFFNVLLGDMSLVGPRPERPVFIEEFKRQIPRYHLRHKVKAGITGWAQINGLRGQTCIQKRIEYDLYYIENWSLLMDLKILVRTALGGFLSKNAY; the protein is encoded by the coding sequence GTGTTCAGTCGTCTCCAGCGCTTCTACACGTCCATCAAGGTCTTCGCGGACATGGTGATGCTCGCGGTGGCGTTCGGCCTCGCGTACGCCACGCGCTTCTCCGGCATCGTTCCCGTCACCGAGGGCATTCCCCCCTTGGATGAGACGCTGGTCTCCCTGCTGATGGCGCTCGTCATCTTCCCGGTGACGTTCAAGCAGTCGCGCCTGTACGCCACCAACCGCTCGCGCACCAACACGGGCGAGGTCTTCGAGGTCTTCAAGTCCACCATCACCGCGACGCTCATCCTCGTCGCGGCGATGTACTTCGCCCGTGAGCGCTACTCGCGCCTCACGCTGGTCATCTTCGTCGGCTACGCCTTCACGCTGGTGACGTGCAACCGGCTGGTGTTCCGCTGGGTGCTCAGCGAAATCCGCCGCCGCGGCCACAACCTCAAGTCCATTCTCGTCATTGGCGCAGGGGAGCTGGGCCAGCGCGTGATTGAGACGGTGGAGGGCCACCGCGAGCTGGGCTTCCGGGTGACGGGCGTGCTCACGCTGCGTCCGGAGAAGGTGGGCCAGTACGTGGGTGGCGTGCGCGTCATCGGTCACGTGGACTCGGTGAGCCAGGTGCTGGACGCGCAGCCGGTGGACCAGGTCATCCTCGCGCTGCCCCTGGAGGACCAGGCGCACGTGAAGCGGCTGATGGAGCAGCTCGCGCTGCGCACCGTGGACGTCAGGGTGGTGCCGGACCTGTACCAGTACATCACCCTCTACGGCGGCCTGGAGGAGTTCGGCGGGCTGCCCATCATCCGCCTCCAGGGCGACCCCATGGAGGGCTGGAGCCGGGTGGCCAAGCGGGCCTTCGACATCACCTTCTCGCTGCTGGCCATCCTCGCCACCTCGCCGCTGATGCTGGCCACCATGCTGGCGGTGCGCCTGACGAGCCGCGGGCCCGTGCTCTACCGCCAGGAGCGCATGGGCATGGACGGGCGCACCTTCCCCATCCTCAAGTTCCGCACCATGCGCGTGGACGCGGAGTGCTCGGGGGCGATGATGGCCTCCAAGGAGGACCCGCGCCGCACGCCCATCGGCACCTTCCTGCGCAAGTACTCGCTGGATGAGCTGCCCCAGTTCTTCAACGTGCTGCTGGGCGACATGAGCCTGGTGGGCCCGCGCCCCGAGCGCCCCGTCTTCATCGAGGAGTTCAAGCGGCAGATTCCGCGCTACCACCTGCGGCACAAGGTGAAGGCGGGCATCACCGGCTGGGCGCAGATCAACGGCCTGCGCGGCCAGACGTGCATCCAGAAGCGCATCGAGTACGACCTGTACTACATCGAGAACTGGTCGCTGCTGATGGACCTGAAGATTCTGGTGCGCACGGCGCTGGGCGGCTTCCTGTCGAAGAACGCGTACTGA